The following are encoded in a window of Oscillospiraceae bacterium genomic DNA:
- a CDS encoding DNA-3-methyladenine glycosylase: MTISASGSNLTVQIEQFSLAQTLGCGQCFRFDPVGDNPDRWRGIANGRVLEVSQTGNKLTFYNMEQSEFEAVWADYFDLNTDYISIHAALCADPTLKTACDFCGGIRIIRQDPWEALCSFILSQNNNIPRIKGLVSRLCEQFGDPIDGGFDFPKPETLAALSPEDLAPVRCGFRDKYIIDAAKKFASGEINPAKIAALPLEEARTELMAVKGVGPKVADCALLFGFYKLTAFPTDVWIKRAMADLFSDGLPACAVPYAGVAQQVLFHYYRRAVPAHNTRTKAC, translated from the coding sequence GTGACCATATCCGCTTCCGGCAGTAATCTGACGGTTCAAATCGAACAGTTTTCACTGGCTCAGACACTCGGCTGCGGCCAGTGTTTCCGTTTTGACCCGGTGGGCGACAATCCCGACCGGTGGCGGGGTATTGCAAACGGGCGTGTTCTCGAAGTGTCCCAAACCGGTAACAAACTGACCTTTTATAATATGGAACAATCCGAATTCGAAGCCGTCTGGGCGGACTATTTCGATCTCAACACCGATTATATTTCCATTCACGCCGCGCTCTGCGCTGATCCGACCCTCAAAACCGCCTGCGATTTCTGCGGCGGTATCCGAATTATCCGGCAAGACCCGTGGGAAGCGCTGTGTTCCTTTATTCTGTCCCAAAACAACAACATTCCGCGCATCAAAGGGCTTGTCTCTCGGCTGTGCGAACAGTTCGGCGACCCCATCGACGGCGGATTCGACTTTCCGAAACCCGAGACCCTCGCTGCGCTCTCTCCCGAAGATCTCGCTCCGGTGCGCTGCGGCTTCCGGGATAAATACATCATCGACGCCGCCAAAAAATTCGCCTCCGGCGAAATCAATCCCGCAAAAATCGCCGCCCTGCCGCTTGAGGAAGCCAGAACTGAACTGATGGCCGTCAAAGGTGTCGGCCCGAAAGTAGCCGACTGCGCGCTATTATTCGGATTTTACAAGCTGACGGCGTTCCCGACCGACGTCTGGATCAAGCGCGCGATGGCCGATCTCTTTTCCGACGGCCTGCCCGCCTGCGCTGTTCCCTATGCCGGCGTCGCCCAGCAGGTTTTGTTTCATTATTACCGGCGGGCAGTGCCCGCTCACAATACGCGCACTAAAGCCTGCTGA
- the metG gene encoding methionine--tRNA ligase: MKKPYYITTAIPYASKKPHIGNTYEAIMADAVARYKRACGFDVYFLTGTDEHGQKVEDCAKEAGVSPKEYADQVANQIKSLWDRVGTTYDRFIRTTDPDHMDIVRRIFNRFYAQDDVYLSEYEGWYCEPDEAFYTESQVCKKDDCVVCPDCGKPLQRVKEQAYFFRMSKYADRLMKYIEENPDFIQPESRKKEMVNNFLKPGLKDLCVTRTSFTWGVPVEFDPKHVVYVWVDALSNYITGLGYNPDGESGELFKKYWPADVHMIGKDILRFHTIYWPIFLMALDLPLPKQVLGHPWLLMGGDKMSKSTGNVIYADDVADLFGVDAVRYYVLAEMPYANDGNVTWENIAARYNSDLANTLGNLVSRTVAMTGKYFDGVIPEPAGEEGPDVDLKAVAAKTVADYRKLMDETRIADAAFAVMDLARRSNKYIDETMPWALAKNEADKARLGTVLYNLLECIRILAVLFVPFMPEACKNIFEQLGGCDETLESVEAFGGLKAGALTKPAAPLFARFDEKTLAEKVAEKTAKPAEKTEPEKPQVTIDEFAKVEMTVCKVLACEKVEKSEKLLQFKLDDGSGVPRQILSGIAKYYQPEELVGKTVVACTNLPPRKMMGTESNGMLLSAEKDGKLNLLMLNDGVPAGAKLC, from the coding sequence ATGAAAAAACCCTATTATATTACAACTGCGATTCCGTACGCCTCGAAAAAGCCGCACATCGGCAACACCTACGAGGCGATCATGGCTGACGCCGTCGCGCGTTATAAACGTGCCTGCGGGTTTGATGTTTACTTTCTGACCGGCACCGACGAACACGGTCAAAAAGTCGAGGACTGCGCCAAGGAAGCAGGTGTCTCACCGAAAGAGTATGCCGATCAAGTCGCCAATCAGATCAAGTCGCTTTGGGATCGCGTGGGCACGACCTATGACCGCTTTATCCGCACCACCGATCCGGACCACATGGACATTGTCAGAAGGATTTTCAACCGTTTTTACGCACAGGACGACGTGTATCTTTCGGAATACGAGGGTTGGTACTGCGAACCCGACGAGGCCTTTTATACCGAGAGTCAGGTTTGCAAAAAAGACGACTGTGTCGTCTGCCCCGACTGTGGGAAACCGTTACAGCGGGTCAAGGAGCAGGCCTACTTTTTCCGTATGAGCAAATACGCCGACCGGCTGATGAAATATATCGAGGAAAACCCCGATTTCATCCAGCCGGAATCACGCAAAAAAGAGATGGTCAACAACTTTTTGAAACCGGGCCTTAAAGACCTGTGCGTCACGCGCACCTCGTTTACTTGGGGCGTGCCGGTGGAATTCGACCCGAAACACGTCGTCTATGTCTGGGTGGACGCGCTTTCAAACTACATCACCGGGCTTGGCTATAATCCCGACGGCGAGAGCGGTGAATTATTTAAAAAATACTGGCCTGCCGACGTGCATATGATCGGCAAGGATATTCTGCGTTTTCACACCATCTACTGGCCGATCTTTTTGATGGCGCTTGACCTGCCGCTGCCCAAACAGGTTCTCGGGCATCCGTGGCTGCTGATGGGTGGCGACAAGATGAGCAAATCGACCGGCAATGTGATCTATGCTGACGACGTGGCTGACTTGTTCGGGGTTGACGCGGTGCGCTATTATGTGCTGGCCGAGATGCCCTATGCCAACGACGGCAACGTCACCTGGGAGAACATTGCCGCGCGTTATAATTCTGATCTGGCGAATACCCTCGGCAACCTCGTCAGCCGCACGGTGGCGATGACGGGTAAATATTTTGACGGCGTTATTCCGGAACCCGCCGGTGAAGAGGGTCCGGACGTCGATCTGAAAGCGGTTGCCGCCAAAACCGTGGCCGATTACCGCAAATTGATGGACGAGACGCGTATTGCAGACGCGGCATTTGCCGTAATGGACTTGGCGCGCAGAAGCAACAAATACATCGACGAGACTATGCCCTGGGCACTGGCGAAAAACGAGGCCGACAAAGCGCGGCTCGGCACGGTGCTCTATAACCTGCTGGAGTGCATCCGCATTCTCGCGGTGCTGTTTGTGCCGTTTATGCCCGAGGCCTGCAAAAACATCTTCGAGCAACTCGGCGGTTGCGACGAAACACTGGAGAGCGTCGAGGCGTTTGGCGGATTGAAAGCGGGTGCGCTGACAAAACCGGCAGCGCCGCTGTTTGCGCGTTTTGACGAGAAGACGCTGGCTGAGAAAGTCGCCGAAAAGACCGCGAAACCGGCTGAAAAAACCGAACCCGAAAAGCCGCAGGTCACGATAGACGAATTTGCCAAGGTCGAGATGACCGTGTGCAAAGTGCTTGCCTGCGAAAAGGTTGAAAAATCCGAAAAACTATTGCAGTTCAAGCTCGACGACGGCTCGGGTGTTCCGAGACAGATTTTGTCGGGCATTGCGAAATATTATCAGCCGGAAGAACTCGTCGGCAAAACCGTGGTGGCCTGCACCAACCTGCCGCCGCGCAAGATGATGGGCACCGAATCCAACGGCATGCTGTTATCGGCCGAAAAGGATGGGAAATTGAATCTTTTGATGCTCAACGACGGCGTTCCCGCAGGCGCAAAATTGTGTTAG
- a CDS encoding response regulator transcription factor yields MRVLIVEDEKRLAEALAQILNEHKFDAETVYTGTDGLYYAKNSAYDVIILDVMLPGMTGFEVVKQLRTDKIATPVLLLTARDEINDKVKGLDCGADDYMTKPFSPDELMARVRALSRRQGEVITDQITFADLTLDLSSYTLKKDSKSVHMGYKEFSVLRLLMANPNTVVQKETILVKVWGSDSDAEDNNVEAYISFLRKKFFYLGSKVNIGTVRKVGYRLEVLE; encoded by the coding sequence TTGCGCGTATTAATTGTGGAAGACGAAAAACGTCTTGCTGAGGCACTGGCGCAGATATTAAACGAACATAAATTCGACGCCGAGACGGTATACACCGGTACCGACGGTCTTTACTATGCCAAAAATTCCGCCTACGACGTCATCATCCTCGATGTGATGCTGCCCGGCATGACCGGATTCGAGGTTGTCAAGCAGCTGCGCACCGATAAGATCGCAACACCTGTTTTGCTGTTGACGGCCCGCGATGAAATCAACGATAAAGTGAAGGGGCTGGACTGCGGTGCAGACGACTATATGACCAAACCCTTTTCGCCCGATGAATTGATGGCACGCGTCCGGGCGCTCTCACGGCGTCAGGGCGAAGTCATCACCGACCAAATCACCTTTGCCGACCTAACACTCGACCTATCCTCCTACACCTTAAAAAAAGACAGCAAATCCGTCCATATGGGTTATAAAGAATTTTCGGTATTGCGGCTTTTGATGGCCAATCCGAACACGGTCGTACAAAAAGAGACGATCTTGGTCAAAGTCTGGGGCAGTGATTCCGACGCCGAGGACAACAACGTAGAGGCCTATATCTCGTTCCTGCGTAAAAAATTCTTCTATCTCGGTTCAAAAGTCAATATCGGTACGGTCCGGAAAGTCGGCTACCGGCTGGAGGTTTTGGAATGA
- a CDS encoding polyphosphate polymerase domain-containing protein yields the protein MQNITTVFKRYEEKYLLDREQAAKLCRLMENRMHPDAFGKSTICNIYFDTDDYRIIRASIEKPVYKEKLRLRCYGVPKSDDTIFLELKKKYKGVVYKRRIEMPLDEALDWMSGRPGVSCDSQIGREIEYFMQFYRPDPKVFIAYEREAFYDNEDPNLRLTFDSGIRMRTNRLSPALGCDGTPIIGNDRRLVEVKTAGAIPLWMCRFFDENGIRPVSFSKYGTCYTDYIFPNIQNQKGGIICA from the coding sequence ATGCAGAACATCACAACAGTATTTAAACGATATGAGGAGAAATATCTGCTCGATCGTGAACAGGCCGCAAAACTTTGCCGGCTGATGGAGAACAGGATGCACCCGGATGCATTCGGAAAGAGTACGATCTGTAATATTTATTTCGATACCGACGATTACCGTATCATTCGCGCGTCCATCGAAAAGCCCGTTTATAAGGAAAAGCTGCGGCTGCGCTGCTACGGGGTTCCGAAATCGGACGATACGATCTTTTTGGAACTGAAGAAAAAATACAAAGGCGTCGTATATAAAAGACGTATCGAGATGCCTCTCGATGAAGCCCTCGATTGGATGAGCGGCAGGCCCGGAGTCAGCTGCGACAGTCAGATCGGCCGAGAGATTGAATATTTTATGCAGTTTTACAGACCCGATCCCAAGGTGTTTATCGCCTATGAACGCGAGGCATTCTACGATAACGAAGATCCCAATCTTCGCTTGACCTTCGACAGCGGTATACGGATGCGTACAAACCGGCTGTCTCCCGCACTTGGCTGTGACGGAACGCCGATCATCGGAAACGACCGAAGATTGGTCGAGGTAAAAACCGCCGGTGCGATCCCGCTGTGGATGTGCAGATTCTTTGACGAAAACGGAATTCGACCGGTCTCGTTTTCCAAGTACGGAACCTGCTATACCGATTATATATTCCCAAATATTCAAAATCAAAAGGGAGGCATTATCTGTGCTTGA
- a CDS encoding glycogen/starch/alpha-glucan phosphorylase: MKLTKNEVVNEIKRRLDTEYGVNPKTATDDQYYRAAAAYLNDIIAQNRAEFNDKCSKQGVKRINYLCMEFLLGRSLKNSLYNLGMTEVFDAALSDLGVKLSDIYECEPDAGLGNGGLGRLAACFMDSMASLGYAATGYSILYEYGIFRQKLVDGWQTELPDDWLPGGEVWLSARPDEQIEVRFDGTVSDYWDEQGYRHQNYTGYNSVMAVPHDLMMVGNEGKGVAVLRLWSAEAKDFDMKAFNNGDFMSAMQQSGMAEVISKVLYPSDNMPEGKSLRLRQQYFLVSASLQDIVKKHMAEGHPIDALPEKVAIHINDTHPALSIPELMRILMDDCGYAWDTAMSITERTIAYTNHTVMSEALETWPEDLFRQRLPRMYQIVTEINRRYCAKLWAEKPDFDRVSRMSIISYGQVRMANLCCAVCHSVNGVSKLHTAILRDHLFKDFYEDHPEQFRNVTNGIAYRRWLCQANPRLTGLISELIGDSFKTDAKRLTDLSVYTRDENILTRLYDIKRENKLAFSNLVAKSGLRPLNPDSIFDVQVKRLHEYKRQHMNALHILSRYIWIKEHPNEDVVPQTFLFGAKAAPGYQMAKEIICLISAIARLCELDPAVRDKLRVVFLEDYRVTMAEALMPSADISEQISLAGTEASGTGNMKLMINGAVTLGTMDGANVEIYQAVGAENILIFGMNAEEVAAKKPDYKPAELLKNDPELKALTDILKKGICDCTFADIHNNLTNYDPYMVLADFAAYKDAQARMRTIYDDRMRFMQMSLMNIAKAGRFSSDRSIERYAADIWGAKPIK, translated from the coding sequence ATGAAACTGACAAAAAACGAAGTTGTCAATGAGATCAAAAGACGGCTCGATACGGAATACGGCGTCAATCCCAAAACCGCGACCGACGACCAGTATTACCGCGCTGCCGCCGCCTATCTCAATGATATTATAGCGCAGAACCGCGCCGAGTTCAATGACAAATGCAGCAAACAGGGCGTCAAGCGGATCAATTATCTGTGCATGGAATTTCTGCTCGGGCGGTCACTGAAGAACTCGCTGTACAACCTCGGGATGACCGAGGTCTTTGATGCGGCGTTATCCGATTTGGGCGTAAAACTCTCGGATATTTATGAGTGCGAACCCGATGCGGGTCTCGGAAACGGCGGTCTGGGCCGCCTTGCCGCCTGCTTTATGGATTCGATGGCATCACTCGGGTATGCCGCGACCGGGTATTCGATTTTATATGAATACGGCATCTTCCGTCAGAAGCTGGTAGACGGCTGGCAGACCGAACTGCCCGACGACTGGCTGCCCGGCGGCGAGGTCTGGCTTTCTGCGCGTCCGGACGAGCAGATTGAGGTGCGCTTTGACGGCACCGTTTCCGACTACTGGGACGAACAGGGTTACCGGCATCAGAATTACACCGGCTACAATTCCGTTATGGCTGTGCCGCACGATCTGATGATGGTCGGCAACGAGGGTAAGGGCGTGGCCGTGCTGCGGCTTTGGAGCGCAGAGGCGAAGGACTTTGATATGAAAGCCTTCAACAACGGCGATTTTATGTCTGCGATGCAGCAGAGCGGCATGGCCGAGGTTATCTCGAAAGTGCTGTATCCGTCGGACAATATGCCCGAGGGTAAGAGTTTAAGATTGCGCCAGCAATATTTTTTGGTGTCGGCTTCGCTGCAGGACATCGTGAAAAAACATATGGCCGAGGGGCATCCGATTGACGCGCTGCCTGAAAAAGTGGCCATTCACATCAACGATACACACCCGGCGCTGTCGATTCCGGAACTGATGCGGATTTTAATGGATGACTGCGGCTATGCCTGGGACACCGCCATGAGCATCACCGAGCGTACCATCGCCTATACCAACCACACGGTGATGAGCGAGGCGCTTGAGACCTGGCCCGAGGATCTGTTCCGCCAGCGGCTGCCGCGGATGTATCAGATCGTGACCGAGATCAACCGCCGCTACTGTGCCAAGCTCTGGGCCGAAAAGCCTGATTTTGACCGGGTTTCGCGTATGTCGATTATCAGTTACGGGCAGGTGCGGATGGCGAATTTGTGCTGTGCGGTCTGTCACAGCGTGAACGGCGTCTCGAAGCTGCACACCGCGATTCTGCGCGACCATCTGTTCAAAGATTTCTACGAGGATCACCCGGAGCAGTTTCGAAACGTCACCAACGGCATCGCCTACCGGCGCTGGCTGTGTCAGGCCAATCCGCGCCTGACGGGGCTGATCTCCGAATTGATCGGAGACAGCTTTAAAACCGACGCGAAACGGCTGACCGATCTGTCGGTTTACACCCGCGACGAAAATATCCTGACCCGGCTTTATGACATCAAGCGTGAGAACAAGCTGGCGTTTTCCAATCTCGTTGCCAAAAGCGGCCTGCGCCCGCTGAACCCCGACTCGATTTTCGACGTACAGGTCAAGCGGCTGCATGAATATAAGCGCCAGCATATGAACGCGCTGCATATTCTTTCGCGCTACATCTGGATCAAGGAACATCCCAACGAGGATGTGGTTCCGCAGACCTTTTTGTTCGGCGCAAAGGCCGCGCCCGGCTATCAGATGGCCAAGGAGATCATCTGCCTGATCTCGGCGATTGCACGGCTGTGCGAACTTGATCCGGCGGTGCGAGACAAGCTGCGTGTTGTTTTCCTGGAAGATTATCGTGTGACGATGGCTGAGGCCTTGATGCCGTCGGCTGATATCAGTGAGCAGATTTCGCTGGCGGGAACCGAAGCCAGCGGCACCGGCAACATGAAGCTGATGATCAACGGCGCGGTGACGCTGGGCACGATGGACGGCGCGAACGTGGAAATCTATCAGGCCGTCGGCGCAGAGAATATACTCATCTTCGGTATGAATGCTGAGGAGGTTGCCGCCAAAAAACCCGACTACAAACCCGCCGAACTGCTGAAAAATGATCCCGAACTGAAGGCGCTGACCGATATTTTGAAAAAGGGTATCTGTGACTGCACCTTTGCCGATATTCACAACAACCTCACCAACTATGACCCGTATATGGTTTTGGCCGATTTTGCCGCCTATAAAGACGCTCAGGCCCGAATGCGCACGATCTATGACGACCGAATGCGCTTTATGCAGATGTCGCTGATGAACATCGCAAAAGCCGGGCGTTTCTCGTCCGACCGCTCGATTGAACGGTATGCGGCGGATATCTGGGGCGCAAAACCGATCAAATAA
- a CDS encoding DUF4956 domain-containing protein: MLETVISSEGLSIGPLLLCTLTSIVLGVLLGLIHTYKNTYSKGLIVTLALLPVLVQAVIMMVNGNIGAGVAVAGAFSLVRFRSAPGSAREISAVFMAVAVGIATGMGYITYAIVIFIAAALLTLILFTVKYGDIRDSERELKITIPESLDYNGAFDDIFAAYTKKTELVRVKSTNLGSMFELQYKIVLNGDQNLIEKKFLDALRCRNGNLNVSCGKAGNTLKEEL; this comes from the coding sequence GTGCTTGAAACCGTAATTTCCTCAGAGGGGCTTTCAATCGGCCCGCTGCTGCTGTGTACCCTCACTTCGATTGTCCTGGGCGTTTTGCTGGGACTGATTCATACTTATAAAAATACCTATTCCAAGGGTCTTATCGTGACCTTGGCTCTTCTTCCGGTATTGGTTCAGGCCGTCATCATGATGGTAAACGGCAATATCGGCGCCGGTGTCGCCGTGGCCGGAGCGTTCAGCTTGGTGCGTTTTCGTTCTGCACCCGGCAGCGCCCGTGAAATCTCGGCGGTCTTTATGGCCGTGGCCGTGGGCATTGCAACCGGTATGGGCTATATCACCTATGCGATTGTCATCTTTATCGCCGCAGCGCTGCTGACGCTGATTTTATTCACCGTAAAATACGGCGATATTCGCGACAGCGAACGCGAACTTAAAATCACCATCCCCGAATCGCTCGATTATAACGGCGCTTTCGATGACATCTTCGCCGCTTACACCAAAAAGACTGAGCTGGTTCGCGTCAAGTCCACCAATCTCGGCAGCATGTTTGAGCTGCAGTACAAGATCGTTTTAAACGGCGATCAGAATTTAATCGAAAAAAAGTTTCTTGATGCGCTGCGCTGCCGCAACGGCAATCTCAATGTCAGCTGCGGTAAAGCCGGCAACACACTGAAAGAGGAACTGTAA
- a CDS encoding carbohydrate-binding domain-containing protein, whose translation MKKIYAILCTAMVLLFAAGCAGSTSTITSSASSTAIFSTNSFPASSTATSETASVADVSEEIKAAVSSVENKVKSEDTTVAEPSDGNEIVLNGSSISASGSNVSVSGSTATITGAGTYTISGTLDDGQIIVNAGTDDLVTLILNGVDISCSYSSGIYGEQSDKIIITLAAGTQNTISDGSSYTLEADTDEPNAALFSKDDLTLNGTGTLTVNGNYLNGILSKDDLVIAGGTYVITAVNDALRGRDSITITDGTFTINAGADGLQANNDEDAEKGYINISGGDFDITSGNDGIQAYTTLLISGGTFDITTGGGSSNASSGGSNDYFNPRGTTGSTSTSTTESMKGLKGGSAIYITGGTFTLDTSDDALHSNGDIKIAGGTFTIATGDDGMHADTALEIDAGEIKITKSYEGLEGMTIYICGGNISVTSSDDGLNSAGGSDDTGNVFFGGGGMDGANSDNCITIGGGYIYVNAGGDGLDSNGSMVLTGGTILVDGPTDSGNGAMDYNGTCTNSGAILIAAGSSGMAQAPDSNSSVNCIMATVSTVSGGTQVTVTDKSGNVIVEYTPSKSFSSIVISAPQLVTGTTYTLNIGGSSAGSFTAGGLSTIGSAGGMGGMTGGGRR comes from the coding sequence TTGAAAAAGATCTATGCAATTCTCTGCACGGCAATGGTGCTTTTGTTTGCGGCGGGCTGTGCGGGTTCAACCTCAACTATTACGTCAAGCGCCTCGAGCACGGCGATATTTTCCACCAATTCTTTTCCCGCATCTTCAACCGCAACTTCGGAAACGGCTTCGGTCGCCGATGTAAGCGAGGAGATTAAAGCCGCCGTCTCTTCGGTCGAGAACAAAGTTAAGTCCGAGGATACGACCGTTGCGGAACCGTCCGACGGGAATGAGATTGTTTTGAACGGCAGTTCGATATCCGCTTCCGGTTCCAATGTGTCCGTGAGCGGCAGCACCGCTACGATCACCGGAGCGGGCACCTATACCATCAGCGGCACGCTCGATGACGGGCAGATCATCGTCAACGCGGGCACGGACGATTTGGTTACACTGATTCTCAACGGCGTCGATATCAGCTGTTCTTACAGCAGCGGAATTTACGGCGAACAGAGCGATAAGATCATCATTACACTGGCGGCGGGGACTCAAAATACGATCTCCGATGGTTCCTCCTATACCCTTGAAGCCGATACTGACGAGCCCAACGCCGCCTTGTTTTCCAAGGATGATCTCACCCTCAACGGCACCGGAACGCTGACCGTAAACGGCAATTATCTCAACGGCATTTTGTCCAAAGACGATCTCGTGATCGCCGGCGGAACCTATGTCATCACCGCGGTCAATGACGCCCTCCGCGGCCGTGATAGCATCACGATCACCGACGGCACCTTTACCATCAACGCAGGTGCCGACGGTCTGCAGGCCAACAACGACGAGGACGCCGAGAAGGGCTATATCAATATCTCAGGCGGTGATTTCGACATCACATCCGGCAACGACGGTATCCAGGCCTATACGACCCTGTTGATCAGCGGCGGTACCTTTGATATTACCACGGGCGGCGGAAGCTCGAATGCTTCGAGCGGAGGCTCCAACGATTACTTTAATCCGCGCGGTACGACCGGCTCGACTTCCACTTCCACTACCGAAAGCATGAAAGGCCTCAAAGGAGGCAGCGCCATCTATATTACCGGCGGAACTTTCACGCTTGATACCAGTGATGATGCGCTCCACTCGAACGGCGATATCAAGATTGCAGGCGGAACTTTCACCATTGCGACCGGAGACGACGGCATGCACGCCGATACCGCGCTTGAAATTGACGCCGGCGAGATCAAAATCACAAAGTCCTATGAGGGCCTTGAGGGCATGACCATTTATATCTGCGGCGGCAATATCAGCGTCACTTCCAGTGACGACGGTCTGAATTCTGCGGGCGGCAGCGATGACACCGGAAATGTCTTCTTCGGTGGCGGTGGGATGGATGGGGCCAATTCCGACAACTGCATTACCATCGGCGGCGGTTACATCTATGTCAATGCCGGCGGTGACGGGCTTGACAGCAACGGCAGCATGGTGCTGACCGGCGGCACAATTCTGGTCGACGGGCCGACCGACAGTGGCAACGGCGCGATGGACTATAACGGAACCTGTACCAACAGCGGTGCGATTCTGATTGCCGCGGGCAGCAGCGGCATGGCGCAGGCACCTGATTCAAATTCCTCGGTAAACTGCATCATGGCAACCGTTTCGACGGTCTCGGGCGGCACTCAGGTCACCGTGACCGATAAGAGCGGAAACGTCATCGTCGAGTACACACCGTCTAAGAGCTTTTCCAGCATCGTTATCTCGGCACCGCAGCTTGTGACCGGTACGACTTACACCCTGAATATCGGCGGAAGTTCGGCCGGCAGTTTTACAGCGGGCGGACTCTCCACGATCGGCAGCGCCGGCGGTATGGGCGGTATGACCGGCGGAGGCAGACGCTGA
- a CDS encoding TatD family hydrolase gives MLEGIFDTHAHYDDTAFDGDREEVLHKIFTSGVKWVLNCGERAETSRNSMELAHKYPQFYFASGIHPEHANEAEENDLAKIETLAADEKCAAIGEIGLDYHYPGFDKAKQKELFLRQLELAVRLNKPAVIHSRDATADMVEILDAYKGAAVLHCFSESSEIAKIFLKHGFYLGFGGVVTFQNARRAVESAAICPFDRMLIETDCPYMAPTPYRGRRNDSSLLPLVAEKLAQIKGVTPEEIVKITAQNAKNLFKINE, from the coding sequence GTGTTAGAAGGTATTTTCGATACCCACGCGCATTATGACGACACCGCGTTTGACGGGGACAGAGAAGAAGTACTTCATAAAATCTTTACATCGGGTGTAAAATGGGTATTGAACTGCGGTGAGCGGGCTGAGACCAGCCGCAATTCGATGGAATTAGCACACAAATATCCGCAGTTTTATTTCGCGTCGGGCATTCACCCTGAACACGCAAACGAAGCTGAAGAGAATGACCTCGCGAAGATCGAAACATTGGCGGCGGATGAAAAATGCGCGGCCATCGGTGAGATCGGGCTGGACTATCACTATCCCGGATTTGACAAAGCAAAGCAGAAAGAATTATTCTTGCGGCAGTTGGAGTTGGCAGTCCGTTTAAATAAACCCGCTGTGATTCACAGCCGCGACGCGACCGCAGACATGGTCGAGATCTTGGACGCATATAAAGGAGCGGCAGTGCTGCACTGCTTCTCCGAATCGTCCGAGATTGCCAAGATTTTTTTGAAACACGGATTTTATCTCGGATTCGGCGGGGTCGTGACCTTTCAAAACGCTCGCCGTGCCGTCGAGTCCGCCGCCATCTGTCCGTTCGACAGGATGCTGATAGAGACCGACTGTCCGTATATGGCACCGACGCCCTATCGCGGCAGGAGAAATGATTCGTCGCTTTTGCCGCTGGTCGCAGAGAAACTGGCACAGATCAAAGGAGTCACGCCCGAAGAGATCGTGAAGATTACCGCGCAAAACGCAAAGAACCTTTTCAAAATCAACGAATAA